The following proteins come from a genomic window of Sorghum bicolor cultivar BTx623 chromosome 3, Sorghum_bicolor_NCBIv3, whole genome shotgun sequence:
- the LOC8059153 gene encoding uncharacterized protein LOC8059153 isoform X2, whose translation MALRPATIRLSPAAAGVISRPTTRRSAASALRLVPDGSCRRARKLRLCCAPEDDEWWATPVRPEDLVEPTGHGAEEVIAIRDALVGDPLRPVSLAFQEIVATGGNIFRCRCFHAGVMSGTLLLVAGICQLYKVAPNLFMDIVLAYMFYKLSVLAAELKRNGKANNICARIQCVLMAILFYKYNNPTKGHYYPCVFMHGVL comes from the exons ATGGCGTTGCGACCAGCGACCATCCGCCTCTCCCCTGCTGCCGCCGGCGTGATTTCCCGACCCACCACGCGTAGGAGCGCCGCCAGTGCCCTCCGCTTGGTCCCGGATGGCTCTTGCAGGCGAGCAAGGAAGCTGCGATTGTGCTGTGCTCCGGAGGACGACGAGTGGTGGGCGACGCCGGTGCGGCCGGAGGATCTGGTGGAGCCGACGGGGCATGGCGCGGAGGAGGTGATCGCTATACGAGACGCTCTGGTCGGGGACCCTCTCCGACCCGTCTCGCTCGCCTTCCAGGAGATCGTGGCCACCGGCGGAAACATCTTCCGCTGCCGCTGCTTCCACGCCGGCGTAATGTCAG GTACCTTGCTTCTTGTGGCCGGTATTTGTCAGCTCTACAAAGTGGCTCCAAACCTTTTCATGGACATCGTTCTTGCATATATGTTCTACAAATTGAGCGTTTTAGCAGCAGAGCTGAAAAGAAACGGGAAAGCTAACAACATATGTGCTCGGATTCAGTGTG TTCTCATGGCTATTTTGTTCTACAAATATAACAATCCTACCAAG GGGCATTACTATCCTTGTGTATTCATGCACGGTGTACTATGA
- the LOC8059153 gene encoding uncharacterized protein LOC8059153 isoform X1, giving the protein MALRPATIRLSPAAAGVISRPTTRRSAASALRLVPDGSCRRARKLRLCCAPEDDEWWATPVRPEDLVEPTGHGAEEVIAIRDALVGDPLRPVSLAFQEIVATGGNIFRCRCFHAGVMSGTLLLVAGICQLYKVAPNLFMDIVLAYMFYKLSVLAAELKRNGKANNICARIQCVLMAILFYKYNNPTKDSYYHFTEFIWGITILVYSCTVYYECIGLKHPRHHLEAMFKTILTTKGGLIKVLKRLYWELIN; this is encoded by the exons ATGGCGTTGCGACCAGCGACCATCCGCCTCTCCCCTGCTGCCGCCGGCGTGATTTCCCGACCCACCACGCGTAGGAGCGCCGCCAGTGCCCTCCGCTTGGTCCCGGATGGCTCTTGCAGGCGAGCAAGGAAGCTGCGATTGTGCTGTGCTCCGGAGGACGACGAGTGGTGGGCGACGCCGGTGCGGCCGGAGGATCTGGTGGAGCCGACGGGGCATGGCGCGGAGGAGGTGATCGCTATACGAGACGCTCTGGTCGGGGACCCTCTCCGACCCGTCTCGCTCGCCTTCCAGGAGATCGTGGCCACCGGCGGAAACATCTTCCGCTGCCGCTGCTTCCACGCCGGCGTAATGTCAG GTACCTTGCTTCTTGTGGCCGGTATTTGTCAGCTCTACAAAGTGGCTCCAAACCTTTTCATGGACATCGTTCTTGCATATATGTTCTACAAATTGAGCGTTTTAGCAGCAGAGCTGAAAAGAAACGGGAAAGCTAACAACATATGTGCTCGGATTCAGTGTG TTCTCATGGCTATTTTGTTCTACAAATATAACAATCCTACCAAG GACTCTTACTACCACTTCACTGAGTTTATCTG GGGCATTACTATCCTTGTGTATTCATGCACGGTGTACTATGAATGCATTGGCCTCAAGCATCCAAGACATCATCTGGAAGCAATGTTCAAGACAATTCTAACAACCAAAGGTGGTTTGATAAAGGTGCTGAAGCGTTTGTACTGGGAGTTGATAAATTAG